In Scophthalmus maximus strain ysfricsl-2021 chromosome 16, ASM2237912v1, whole genome shotgun sequence, the following proteins share a genomic window:
- the fbrs gene encoding autism susceptibility gene 2 protein homolog isoform X14, translated as MEGPSRSAGFRQSRRSRSQRDRERRRRRVDLAEQRATSLSSGSDREACGANGALGPGGRECRPGFGRHRPPRRRKRESVSCEEDIIDGFAIASFISLEALEMDCSLKPSQRSDMLGRRNKGKRGPEENGGGPLSEPEEGAPHSYPNSCWNKSRNKRRKIEGHPLETGYICDTESDTGDKASDNDMDPVFTVSTRKVAEPAPSNMGTSVGKSCPPLPARCGGVSRLMVTPRVSGLERSQEKNLEPHFPEPVSSSTSSASSRLPSHSPVTASGAVPRPGPLNGNGGRHNCSPPLSKPKPFHTLPGRSHSIYNINNRINTPVKPPSSASSVASSSSSMRPPTPSTSVSLPYIRGSVSSGPLRPPSRASSGALYTSSPGLPPPPPLLQGPAHSAAAEREGRRSVPGAENNNTAAGRSTPGGPSASSSAPGSSGRTSQNQASIPPMAFQFHQHNHQHQHTHTHQHFTPFLHPTATAPPLFDKYPGKMDGLYRHPFFPQYPPPSVPSIQPVIPPTGPFSSLQGAFQPKGTGPDISARLGVVPHHLQPKDPRKPGKWCAMHVYVAWMILSHQKKVKLMQADPHKLDFRSDLLARLPGAGGMGPLGPMGGALPPTHDMTRPPSLFSAAGLCAVNPSSAPFMSPSGPHSSFLTPTAHLDPYGRSPPFTPLGALGSGAFGGLGSPTLAGSMFGPKDSPAGLSNPNHHDAWNRLHGGPSGFPVGPGWAKVMDKRDERDRVKDGERRDIPHIKDEKDRDNMLYGRQPVRMSPVGPSFKPRSSTPVSHINGHSSGLGGGGGPIEELTRSLNRDRERERDRDGDKRPLPTLSSRAPPLASSSLVADRDRPRSSSSSVLTTPPPSGRSAPSPMDLYPRTLASTAHTLHGEPSHSQRDGNLPTSSAASASVTSLSQARKSDRTTTPVSKPPMLLPPVKVKEERKEEPEHIPISLPPPAPNHGFDRPNSHPHHHSSGTPSSSSMSLTPTPGVSLPQHTQNPPPHQHLSLLDRSRAIEAYLGNTAGAHGLIMGPGERFHHGPPQGPPQGPHSFTWDPWRELAAQQQHQHRREALALRSDPHLALRSDPHLARLLQHQRLLEAERAAAVAAAAAAAAPHHPPTSTSASTSGVRQEFGLMAHHFDRQHHLGPPGGGLMDEEQRAQILREDFERARYFGMHPHLSAGSHLSSPSHAAAAHLEQLHPGLLSHSLPPGAAAAAAAQHHHHHAGLYSRLGQMNPHHMSNGLMGKSPAGLVGVPPPLIPSITSRSSTPPRRPLGPGELALYSAHKDAESR; from the exons ATGGAGGGGCCGAGCCGCAGCGCCGGATTCCGGCAGAGCCGCCGCTCCCGCTCGCAGCGCGACcgggagcggcggcggcggagggtGGACCTCGCCGAGCAGCGGGCCACGTCCCTGTCCTCGGGCTCCGACCGGGAGGCGTGCGGGGCGAACGGCGCGCTGGGGCCCGGCGGCAGAGAGTGCCGGCCCGGCTTCGGGAGACACAGGCCTCCGCGCCGGAGGAAGAGGGAGTCGGTGTCCTGCGAGGAGGACATCATCGACGGCTTTGCCATCGCGAGCTTCATCAGCCTGGAGGCACTGGAG ATGGACTGCTCACTGAAGCCCAGTCAGCGCTCTGACATGCTGGGAAGGAGGAACAAGGGGAAGAGGGGGCCCGAGGAGAACGGTGGTGGGCCGCTTTCAGAGCCGGAGGAGGGAGCCCCACACAGCTACCCCAACAGCTGCTGGAACAAGAGCCgaaacaagaggagaaagaTCGAG gGGCACCCTTTGGAGACTGGTTACATT TGTGACACAGAGAGTGATACAGGAGACAAG GCTTCTGACAATGACATGGATCCCGTATTCACAGTCAGCACCAGAAAAG TTGCGGAACCTGCCCCCTCAAACATGGGCACGTCCGTGGGCAAAAGCTGCCCTCCCCTACCGGCCCGTTGCGGCGGCGTCTCGCGGTTGATGGTGACCCCGCGGGTGTCCGGCCTGGAGCGCAGTCAGGAGAAAAACCTGGAGCCGCATTTCCCCGAGCCCGTGTCCTCTTCTACCTCTTCCGCCTCCTCCCGCCTGCCTTCCCACTCTCCGGTCACGGCCTCGGGTGCCGTGCCTCGGCCCGGCCCGCTCAACGGGAACGGGGGCCGCCACAACTGTAGCCCGCCACTCTCCAAACCCAAACCCTTCCACACTTTGCCAGGACGATCTCACTCCATctacaacatcaacaacag GATCAACACCCCTGTCAAACCTCCGTCATCTGCGTCGTCGGTTgcgtcttcctcgtcctccatgCGCCCCCCGACTCCCTCCACCAGCGTGTCGCTGCCCTACATCAGGGGCTCAGTATCCTCGGGGCCCCTCCGACCCCCGTCCCGAGCCAGCTCCGGGGCCCTGTACACGTCCTCACCCGGcctgcctccgcctccacctctgCTCCAAGGTCCTGcccactcagcagcagcag AGCGCGAGGGCAGACGCAGCGTCCCAGgggctgaaaacaacaacacggcaGCCGGCCGCTCCACTCCTGGGGGCCCGTCAGCTTCGAGCTCCGCACCGGGTTCGTCGGGCCGGACGTCCCAGAACCAGGCGAGCATCCCGCCCATGGCCTTCCAGTTCCATCAGCACAACCACCAgcaccaacacacgcacacgcaccaaCACTTCACGCCCTTCCTGCACCCCACCGCTACCGCACCACCGCTG tttGATAAGTATCCAGGCAAAATGGACGGTCTGTACCGACATCCT TTCTTCCCACAGTACCCGCCTCCCTCAGTGCCGAGTATCCAACCTGTGATTCCTCCCACCGGGCCTTTCAGCTCCTTGCAAGGAGCGTTTCAGCCAAAG GGAACGGGTCCCGACATATCCGCACGACTTGGGGTTGTGCCTCACCACCTGCAGCCCAAAGACCCCAGG AAACCAGGAAAGTGGTGTGCTATGCATGTTTATGTGGCCTGGATGATTCTAAGCCATCAGAAAAAAGTAAAG CTGATGCAGGCTGATCCTCACAAGTTGGACTTCCGTAGCGACCTGCTGGCCCGTCTTCCCGGAGCAGGAGGAATGGGACCGCTCGGGCCCATGGGAGGAGCCCTCCCTCCCACTCACGACATGACCAGACCCCCCAGTCTGTTCTCAGCTGCAGGTTTAt GTGCAGTCAATCCGTCCTCCGCTCCCTTCATGTCTCCTTCAGGGCCTCACTCCTCTTTCCTCACACCAACTGCACACTTGG ATCCGTATGGCCGTTCTCCACCTTTCACCCCGCTGGGAGCCCTGGGTTCTGGTGCCTTCGGAGGACTTGGCAGCCCGACTCTGG CGGGCTCCATGTTTGGCCCTAAAGACTCCCCAGCCGGCCTGTCCAACCCAAACCATCACGACGCGTGGAACCGTCTGCACGGCGGCCCATCTGGGTTCCCCGTTGGCCCCGGCTGGGCCAAAGTGATGGACaagagggacgagagggaccGGGTgaaggacggagagaggagagacatcCCCCACATCAAGGATGAGAAGGACAG AGACAACATGCTGTATGGCCGACAACCTGTGAGAATGTCTCCGGTCGGCCCCTCCTTCAAGCCCCGCAGTAGCACCCCGGTCTCCCACATCAATGGCCACAGCAGTGGCCTGGGCGGGGGCGGTGGGCCTATCGAGGAGCTGACGCGCAGCTTAAACAGAGACCGAGAGCGCGAGAGGGACAGAGATGGGGACAAGAGGCCACTGCCAACGCTGTCCTCACGGGCACCGCCTCTTGCTTCTTCGTCTTTAGTAGCAGACCGGGACAGACCGcggtcctcctcgtcctccgtgCTCACCACTCCCCCGCCCTCTGGCCGCTCGGCCCCGTCTCCTATGGACCTCTACCCCCGCACATTGGCCTCAACAGCACACACCCTCCACGGCGAACCTTCACACTCCCAAAGAGACGGTAACCTCCCCACTTCCTCCGCAGCTTCTGCCTCCGTCACGTCGTTGTCTCAGGCCAGGAAGTCTGATCGGACCACGACGCCCGTCTCCAAACCTCCCATGCTTCTCCCGCCGGTTAAAGTCAAAGAGGAGCGGAAGGAGGAGCCGGAGCACATCCCcatctccctgcctccccctgcacccAACCACGGCTTCGACCGGCCCAACAGCCATCCACACCACCACAGTTCTGGtaccccttcctcctcctctatgtCACTGACCCCCACTCCTGGTGTTTCCCTTCCGCAACACACTCAGAACCCTCCTCCCCACCAACACCTTTCCCTGCTGGACCGCTCAAGAGCCATCGAGGCTTATCTGGGAAACACAGCGGGAGCTCACGGGTTGATAATGGGTCCAGGAGAGCGTTTCCATCACGGTCCACCCCAGGGGCCACCACAGGGCCCACACAGCTTCACCTGGGACCCCTGGAGGGAGCTGGCAGCtcagcagcaacatcagcatCGTAGGGAGGCATTGGCACTTAGGTCGGACCCACATCTGGCCCTGCGATCGGATCCGCATCTGGCccggctgctgcagcatcagcgCCTTCTGGAGGCAGAGAGGGCTGCAGCTGtcgcagccgcagcagcagccgccgccccTCACCACCCTCCAACTTCTACCTCTGCTTCCACCTCCGGTGTCCGACAGGAGTTCGGCTTAATGGCACATCACTTTGACCGCCAACATCACCTGGGACCGCCGGGAGGAGGGTTGATGGACGAGGAGCAGCGTGCCCAGATCCTGAGGGAAGACTTTGAGCGGGCTCGCTACTTCGGGATGCATCCACACCTCTCTGCTGGTTCTCACCTCTCAAGTCCCTctcatgctgctgcagctcacctGGAGCAGCTCCACCCCGGCCTTCTTTCCCACTCACTTCCCcccggagccgccgccgctgctgccgcacagcaccaccaccaccacgcagGCCTCTACTCCCGCCTGGGCCAGATGAACCCGCACCACATGTCCAACGGCCTCATGGGGAAAAGCCCGGCAGGCTTGGTGGGGGTGCCGCCTCCGCTCATTCCGTCCATCACCAGCCGGTCGTCCACACCTCCCCGCAGACCTCTCGGGCCGGGCGAGCTGGCACTGTACAGCGCCCACAAAGACGCAGAGTCCAGATAG
- the fbrs gene encoding autism susceptibility gene 2 protein homolog isoform X15, whose product MEGPSRSAGFRQSRRSRSQRDRERRRRRVDLAEQRATSLSSGSDREACGANGALGPGGRECRPGFGRHRPPRRRKRESVSCEEDIIDGFAIASFISLEALEMDCSLKPSQRSDMLGRRNKGKRGPEENGGGPLSEPEEGAPHSYPNSCWNKSRNKRRKIEGHPLETGYICDTESDTGDKASDNDMDPVFTVSTRKVAEPAPSNMGTSVGKSCPPLPARCGGVSRLMVTPRVSGLERSQEKNLEPHFPEPVSSSTSSASSRLPSHSPVTASGAVPRPGPLNGNGGRHNCSPPLSKPKPFHTLPGRSHSIYNINNRINTPVKPPSSASSVASSSSSMRPPTPSTSVSLPYIRGSVSSGPLRPPSRASSGALYTSSPGLPPPPPLLQGPAHSAAAEREGRRSVPGAENNNTAAGRSTPGGPSASSSAPGSSGRTSQNQFDKYPGKMDGLYRHPFFPQYPPPSVPSIQPVIPPTGPFSSLQGAFQPKPLVPQGTGPDISARLGVVPHHLQPKDPRVRTLTDPFGTPLKVSNKPGKWCAMHVYVAWMILSHQKKVKLMQADPHKLDFRSDLLARLPGAGGMGPLGPMGGALPPTHDMTRPPSLFSAAGLCAVNPSSAPFMSPSGPHSSFLTPTAHLDPYGRSPPFTPLGALGSGAFGGLGSPTLAGSMFGPKDSPAGLSNPNHHDAWNRLHGGPSGFPVGPGWAKVMDKRDERDRVKDGERRDIPHIKDEKDRDNMLYGRQPVRMSPVGPSFKPRSSTPVSHINGHSSGLGGGGGPIEELTRSLNRDRERERDRDGDKRPLPTLSSRAPPLASSSLVADRDRPRSSSSSVLTTPPPSGRSAPSPMDLYPRTLASTAHTLHGEPSHSQRDGNLPTSSAASASVTSLSQARKSDRTTTPVSKPPMLLPPVKVKEERKEEPEHIPISLPPPAPNHGFDRPNSHPHHHSSGTPSSSSMSLTPTPGVSLPQHTQNPPPHQHLSLLDRSRAIEAYLGNTAGAHGLIMGPGERFHHGPPQGPPQGPHSFTWDPWRELAAQQQHQHRREALALRSDPHLALRSDPHLARLLQHQRLLEAERAAAVAAAAAAAAPHHPPTSTSASTSGVRQEFGLMAHHFDRQHHLGPPGGGLMDEEQRAQILREDFERARYFGMHPHLSAGSHLSSPSHAAAAHLEQLHPGLLSHSLPPGAAAAAAAQHHHHHAGLYSRLGQMNPHHMSNGLMGKSPAGLVGVPPPLIPSITSRSSTPPRRPLGPGELALYSAHKDAESR is encoded by the exons ATGGAGGGGCCGAGCCGCAGCGCCGGATTCCGGCAGAGCCGCCGCTCCCGCTCGCAGCGCGACcgggagcggcggcggcggagggtGGACCTCGCCGAGCAGCGGGCCACGTCCCTGTCCTCGGGCTCCGACCGGGAGGCGTGCGGGGCGAACGGCGCGCTGGGGCCCGGCGGCAGAGAGTGCCGGCCCGGCTTCGGGAGACACAGGCCTCCGCGCCGGAGGAAGAGGGAGTCGGTGTCCTGCGAGGAGGACATCATCGACGGCTTTGCCATCGCGAGCTTCATCAGCCTGGAGGCACTGGAG ATGGACTGCTCACTGAAGCCCAGTCAGCGCTCTGACATGCTGGGAAGGAGGAACAAGGGGAAGAGGGGGCCCGAGGAGAACGGTGGTGGGCCGCTTTCAGAGCCGGAGGAGGGAGCCCCACACAGCTACCCCAACAGCTGCTGGAACAAGAGCCgaaacaagaggagaaagaTCGAG gGGCACCCTTTGGAGACTGGTTACATT TGTGACACAGAGAGTGATACAGGAGACAAG GCTTCTGACAATGACATGGATCCCGTATTCACAGTCAGCACCAGAAAAG TTGCGGAACCTGCCCCCTCAAACATGGGCACGTCCGTGGGCAAAAGCTGCCCTCCCCTACCGGCCCGTTGCGGCGGCGTCTCGCGGTTGATGGTGACCCCGCGGGTGTCCGGCCTGGAGCGCAGTCAGGAGAAAAACCTGGAGCCGCATTTCCCCGAGCCCGTGTCCTCTTCTACCTCTTCCGCCTCCTCCCGCCTGCCTTCCCACTCTCCGGTCACGGCCTCGGGTGCCGTGCCTCGGCCCGGCCCGCTCAACGGGAACGGGGGCCGCCACAACTGTAGCCCGCCACTCTCCAAACCCAAACCCTTCCACACTTTGCCAGGACGATCTCACTCCATctacaacatcaacaacag GATCAACACCCCTGTCAAACCTCCGTCATCTGCGTCGTCGGTTgcgtcttcctcgtcctccatgCGCCCCCCGACTCCCTCCACCAGCGTGTCGCTGCCCTACATCAGGGGCTCAGTATCCTCGGGGCCCCTCCGACCCCCGTCCCGAGCCAGCTCCGGGGCCCTGTACACGTCCTCACCCGGcctgcctccgcctccacctctgCTCCAAGGTCCTGcccactcagcagcagcag AGCGCGAGGGCAGACGCAGCGTCCCAGgggctgaaaacaacaacacggcaGCCGGCCGCTCCACTCCTGGGGGCCCGTCAGCTTCGAGCTCCGCACCGGGTTCGTCGGGCCGGACGTCCCAGAACCAG tttGATAAGTATCCAGGCAAAATGGACGGTCTGTACCGACATCCT TTCTTCCCACAGTACCCGCCTCCCTCAGTGCCGAGTATCCAACCTGTGATTCCTCCCACCGGGCCTTTCAGCTCCTTGCAAGGAGCGTTTCAGCCAAAG CCTCTTGTCCCTCAGGGAACGGGTCCCGACATATCCGCACGACTTGGGGTTGTGCCTCACCACCTGCAGCCCAAAGACCCCAGGGTGAGGACG CTAACTGATCCATTTGGGACACCGTTGAAAGTCAGTAAT AAACCAGGAAAGTGGTGTGCTATGCATGTTTATGTGGCCTGGATGATTCTAAGCCATCAGAAAAAAGTAAAG CTGATGCAGGCTGATCCTCACAAGTTGGACTTCCGTAGCGACCTGCTGGCCCGTCTTCCCGGAGCAGGAGGAATGGGACCGCTCGGGCCCATGGGAGGAGCCCTCCCTCCCACTCACGACATGACCAGACCCCCCAGTCTGTTCTCAGCTGCAGGTTTAt GTGCAGTCAATCCGTCCTCCGCTCCCTTCATGTCTCCTTCAGGGCCTCACTCCTCTTTCCTCACACCAACTGCACACTTGG ATCCGTATGGCCGTTCTCCACCTTTCACCCCGCTGGGAGCCCTGGGTTCTGGTGCCTTCGGAGGACTTGGCAGCCCGACTCTGG CGGGCTCCATGTTTGGCCCTAAAGACTCCCCAGCCGGCCTGTCCAACCCAAACCATCACGACGCGTGGAACCGTCTGCACGGCGGCCCATCTGGGTTCCCCGTTGGCCCCGGCTGGGCCAAAGTGATGGACaagagggacgagagggaccGGGTgaaggacggagagaggagagacatcCCCCACATCAAGGATGAGAAGGACAG AGACAACATGCTGTATGGCCGACAACCTGTGAGAATGTCTCCGGTCGGCCCCTCCTTCAAGCCCCGCAGTAGCACCCCGGTCTCCCACATCAATGGCCACAGCAGTGGCCTGGGCGGGGGCGGTGGGCCTATCGAGGAGCTGACGCGCAGCTTAAACAGAGACCGAGAGCGCGAGAGGGACAGAGATGGGGACAAGAGGCCACTGCCAACGCTGTCCTCACGGGCACCGCCTCTTGCTTCTTCGTCTTTAGTAGCAGACCGGGACAGACCGcggtcctcctcgtcctccgtgCTCACCACTCCCCCGCCCTCTGGCCGCTCGGCCCCGTCTCCTATGGACCTCTACCCCCGCACATTGGCCTCAACAGCACACACCCTCCACGGCGAACCTTCACACTCCCAAAGAGACGGTAACCTCCCCACTTCCTCCGCAGCTTCTGCCTCCGTCACGTCGTTGTCTCAGGCCAGGAAGTCTGATCGGACCACGACGCCCGTCTCCAAACCTCCCATGCTTCTCCCGCCGGTTAAAGTCAAAGAGGAGCGGAAGGAGGAGCCGGAGCACATCCCcatctccctgcctccccctgcacccAACCACGGCTTCGACCGGCCCAACAGCCATCCACACCACCACAGTTCTGGtaccccttcctcctcctctatgtCACTGACCCCCACTCCTGGTGTTTCCCTTCCGCAACACACTCAGAACCCTCCTCCCCACCAACACCTTTCCCTGCTGGACCGCTCAAGAGCCATCGAGGCTTATCTGGGAAACACAGCGGGAGCTCACGGGTTGATAATGGGTCCAGGAGAGCGTTTCCATCACGGTCCACCCCAGGGGCCACCACAGGGCCCACACAGCTTCACCTGGGACCCCTGGAGGGAGCTGGCAGCtcagcagcaacatcagcatCGTAGGGAGGCATTGGCACTTAGGTCGGACCCACATCTGGCCCTGCGATCGGATCCGCATCTGGCccggctgctgcagcatcagcgCCTTCTGGAGGCAGAGAGGGCTGCAGCTGtcgcagccgcagcagcagccgccgccccTCACCACCCTCCAACTTCTACCTCTGCTTCCACCTCCGGTGTCCGACAGGAGTTCGGCTTAATGGCACATCACTTTGACCGCCAACATCACCTGGGACCGCCGGGAGGAGGGTTGATGGACGAGGAGCAGCGTGCCCAGATCCTGAGGGAAGACTTTGAGCGGGCTCGCTACTTCGGGATGCATCCACACCTCTCTGCTGGTTCTCACCTCTCAAGTCCCTctcatgctgctgcagctcacctGGAGCAGCTCCACCCCGGCCTTCTTTCCCACTCACTTCCCcccggagccgccgccgctgctgccgcacagcaccaccaccaccacgcagGCCTCTACTCCCGCCTGGGCCAGATGAACCCGCACCACATGTCCAACGGCCTCATGGGGAAAAGCCCGGCAGGCTTGGTGGGGGTGCCGCCTCCGCTCATTCCGTCCATCACCAGCCGGTCGTCCACACCTCCCCGCAGACCTCTCGGGCCGGGCGAGCTGGCACTGTACAGCGCCCACAAAGACGCAGAGTCCAGATAG